In the Arachis ipaensis cultivar K30076 chromosome B10, Araip1.1, whole genome shotgun sequence genome, one interval contains:
- the LOC107620718 gene encoding uncharacterized protein LOC107620718 — protein sequence MDDTLRIILQEKRELHSIIQEQRDFQRKQYLYLATLTEVISRMALPTTSNQSTFQPSSSSELPYQSLPNPKGSINAVSLRSDTILQERSSKESKANEAILDEDIVEVEDVDNKEEVKEVIQEEVAQARESGPKEEDALKEAMPIPFPAVAKRTKKQVQLDPKMVDIFKNVEVIILLFYAIRQVPKYDKFLKDLCMNKEKINELENDVEFVDCMCDLGACVIIMPFSAYNELDLPPLKRSAARFVLADKSIIFVAGITEDVLVSIKGLAFPIDFYILEMPPNDFGKPSSILLGRLFLKTSRFKLDAFLGTYSFEIDGRTVSLNLDETMTHPLEDRSILRCDLIDEVVVEIHHETPHEMSMNKGLSVGEGL from the exons ATGGATGATACTCTCCGCATTATTCTTCAAGAGAAAAGGGAATTGCATTCTATTATCCAAGAGCAAAGGGATTTTCAAAGGAAACAATATTTGTACTTGGCCACTTTGACCGAAGTCATATCCCGTATGGCTCTACCAACTACCAGTAACCAAAGCACCTTCCAACCTTCAAGCTCAAGTGAACTTCCCTATCAATCATTGCCCAACCCAAAAGGTAGCATCAATGCTGTCTCTTTAAGGTCCGACACTATACTACAAGAGAGGAGTTCCAAGGAATCAAAGGCAAATGAGGCTATTCTcgatgaagacattgttgaggtggAGGATGTGGATAATAAGGAAGAAGTTAAAGAAGTTATTCAAGAGGAAGTTGCTCAAGCAAGAGAAAGTGGTCCCAAGGAGGAAGATGCTTTAAAGGAAGCCATGCCAATTCCCTTCCCAGCTGTGGCAAAGAGGACCAAAAAGCAAGTGCAgctagatcccaagatggtggaTATCTTCAAAAACGTTGAGGTAATTATTCTCCTTTTTTATGCTATTCGCCAAGTACCTAAGTATGATaaatttctaaaagatttgtgcatgaaCAAGGaaaagattaatgaattagaaa ATGATGTTGAATTTGTGGATTGTATGTGTGATCTTGGTGCCTGTGTGATCATTATGCCTTTTTCTGCTTACAATGAATTGGACCTTCCACCAttgaaaaggtcggcagctcgttttgttttaGCCGACAAGAGCATTATTTTTGTGGCCGGTATTACTGAGGATGTCTTAGTTAGCATCAAAGGATTAGCCTTCCCGATTGATTTTtacatccttgagatgcctcctaATGACTTCGGGAAGCCATCATCCATTCTATTAGGGAGGCTTTTCTTGAAGACTTCTAGGTTTAAGCTTGATGCATTTTTGGGCACATACTCTTTTGAGATTGATGGTAGAACGGTAAGCTTGAATTTGGATGAGACTATGACTCATCCGCTGGAGGATCGCTCTATCTTACGGTGTGATTTGATTGATGAAGTTGTAGTTGAGATTCACCATGAGACCCCTCATGAGATGAGTATGAATAAAGGCCTAAGTGTGGGGGAAGGATTGTGA